Proteins encoded in a region of the Streptomyces sp. PCS3-D2 genome:
- a CDS encoding VOC family protein: protein MNINLSQCFIAVDDHDKAIAFYRDVLGLEVRNDVGFEGMRWVTVGSPSQDVEIVLEPPLADPGAPAADRQAMAELLAKGMLRGVIFSTDDVDATFERIRAAGGEVMQEPIDQPYGVRDCAFRDPAGNMLRFNQPRKQ, encoded by the coding sequence ATGAACATCAATCTCTCGCAGTGCTTCATCGCGGTGGACGACCACGACAAGGCGATCGCGTTCTACCGCGACGTCCTGGGCCTGGAGGTGCGCAACGACGTCGGGTTCGAGGGGATGCGCTGGGTGACCGTCGGGTCGCCCTCGCAGGACGTCGAGATCGTCCTCGAACCGCCGCTCGCCGACCCCGGCGCCCCCGCCGCGGACCGGCAGGCGATGGCCGAGCTGCTGGCCAAGGGCATGCTGCGCGGCGTGATCTTCTCCACCGACGACGTCGACGCCACCTTCGAGCGCATCCGGGCGGCCGGCGGGGAGGTCATGCAGGAGCCCATCGACCAGCCGTACGGAGTCCGTGACTGCGCGTTCCGCGACCCGGCCGGCAACATGCTCCGCTTCAACCAGCCCCGCAAGCAGTAG
- a CDS encoding secondary thiamine-phosphate synthase enzyme YjbQ, with translation MADAFVSRTVDVTTGNRETVHDLTSACAAFLQEVARGRSGLLNIFTPHATAGLAVIETGAGSDEDLLTALKSLLPADDRWRHRHGSPGHGRDHVMPAFVPPHATLPVIDGTLAIGTWQSVTLVDTNRDNPRRRVRLSFLAG, from the coding sequence ATGGCCGACGCCTTCGTATCGCGCACCGTCGACGTGACGACCGGGAACCGGGAGACCGTCCACGACCTGACTTCCGCCTGCGCCGCCTTCCTTCAGGAGGTCGCGCGCGGGCGGAGTGGACTCCTCAACATCTTTACGCCGCACGCGACCGCCGGGCTCGCCGTCATCGAGACGGGAGCGGGTAGCGACGAGGACCTGCTGACCGCCCTGAAGTCCCTGCTGCCGGCCGACGATCGGTGGCGGCATCGCCACGGCTCTCCGGGCCATGGGCGTGACCACGTCATGCCCGCGTTCGTCCCGCCGCACGCGACGCTTCCGGTGATCGACGGAACGCTGGCAATCGGAACCTGGCAGTCCGTCACCTTGGTGGACACCAACCGGGACAACCCCCGCCGTCGGGTCCGGCTGTCCTTCCTGGCCGGATGA
- a CDS encoding VOC family protein, translated as MLTIGTIVMGAEDVRRAAAFWSGALGYVPRDGAVDDGWTVLEPADGAGPALALGRSITPVQRRPRVHLDLYAADAAEQAAEVARLVSLGARHVEWDSYPENPDFVVLADPEGNRFCVIDATHG; from the coding sequence ATGCTGACCATCGGGACGATCGTCATGGGCGCCGAGGACGTGCGGCGGGCCGCCGCATTCTGGTCCGGGGCGCTGGGCTACGTACCACGTGACGGCGCGGTGGACGACGGCTGGACCGTCCTGGAACCGGCCGACGGCGCCGGACCCGCACTGGCCCTCGGCCGCAGCATCACGCCGGTCCAGCGGCGCCCCCGCGTCCACCTCGACCTGTACGCGGCGGACGCGGCCGAACAGGCGGCGGAGGTGGCACGGCTGGTGTCGCTGGGAGCCCGGCACGTGGAGTGGGACTCCTACCCCGAGAACCCTGACTTCGTGGTCCTGGCGGACCCCGAGGGCAACCGCTTCTGCGTGATCGACGCGACCCACGGCTGA
- a CDS encoding DUF5133 domain-containing protein → MVMALAPCGAREARFALAAAAERARVPVADLAAAVVAGSLGDPVPARWDRALRRAVEALRSARPGAEGDRGVGLLPSRTRTEDVLARFRAARERLAGAPGDAVARGAMDDMAYTLCVLMGRSTVHEAVLAAERHLAAAH, encoded by the coding sequence ATGGTGATGGCTCTGGCACCCTGCGGGGCCCGTGAGGCGCGGTTCGCGTTGGCGGCGGCAGCCGAGCGGGCGCGGGTACCGGTGGCGGACCTCGCGGCCGCGGTGGTCGCGGGCTCGCTCGGGGACCCCGTACCCGCCCGGTGGGATCGCGCACTGCGGCGCGCGGTCGAGGCCCTGCGGAGCGCCCGGCCGGGGGCGGAGGGCGACCGCGGCGTGGGGCTACTGCCCAGCCGGACCCGGACCGAGGACGTCCTGGCGCGGTTCCGGGCGGCCCGGGAACGGCTCGCCGGGGCCCCCGGTGACGCGGTGGCCCGCGGCGCCATGGACGACATGGCCTACACCCTGTGCGTGCTGATGGGCCGCTCGACCGTGCACGAGGCCGTGCTGGCGGCCGAACGACACCTGGCCGCAGCGCACTGA
- a CDS encoding LuxR C-terminal-related transcriptional regulator, translating to MARPQSDPMLTARFTAPAVPKTLVHRPELLSRLTAGVRGPLTLINGPAGSGKTVLTAHWAAGGRAPRPPLWLTVEPDDAPGVFWAYVMEALHRGGVELPAAVGRPTRAEGVTQSFLVRLAAALADSAQPAVLVLDQFDTARPPAMTEGLDFVLRHAAGGLRVVLTSRTDSLLPLHRYRAAGEIAEIRQADLRFTDADAEALLAEHRLDLSQAGIRLLMERTEGWAAGVRLCALAMQRSPDPEAFVRQFAADRTTIADYLLKEVLDAQPPATRDLLLRVSITDRVHPDLADALTGRDDAALTLARLARDNAFLEQVDASAWYRLHPLFAEVLRAHLRQRHPGLEQQLHGRAARWLAGTGRLDEAVVQAAAAGDWSFAAGRLVDDLAIGRLFTGLRAERLNRAFAPLPADAAGAEPALVGAALRLVVQDLPGYRDAVRRADTHLGPGSGAAARFSRALLGTLAGRATGDLAATERAAADAERLLGELPVPLVAAHPEIRALLLAALGAVRLGAGRLDSARAALAAAADACAEPAAEPVGDPGTRYPLCDALGSLALAELMRGRLRRAAEHARAALAVAEQSALPPERRSGTGHLVRAGVAVEHDDLPAARIHLDLATTAAAAGLRPDSTAAVQAAVIGARIAAAGGDGEAALAVLARLRSTGAAEPLSAWAADALAVAGSAAHLACGDAVAALRVLDAAPSARPEHVLARARALLAVGRAGAAARELAGLPAGDGVAPPVRVAAYLLGAEIAAADGHAVEARRKLAEAVDLARPEGLRRPFAESGPWVRRHLREGSRPAPGRVRPADPATGPGTPSPVVEALSARETEVLRQAARMLSTEEIAAELYVSANTVKTHLKSIYRKLCVTRRSDAVHRAQDLGLL from the coding sequence GTGGCCCGACCGCAGAGCGACCCGATGCTCACGGCCCGCTTCACCGCACCGGCCGTGCCCAAGACCCTCGTCCACCGACCCGAGCTGCTCAGCCGTCTGACGGCCGGGGTGCGGGGCCCGCTCACCCTGATCAACGGTCCGGCCGGCTCGGGCAAGACGGTGCTCACCGCGCACTGGGCGGCCGGCGGCCGGGCGCCGCGGCCCCCTCTGTGGCTGACCGTCGAACCCGACGACGCCCCCGGCGTCTTCTGGGCGTACGTCATGGAGGCCCTCCACCGGGGCGGGGTCGAGCTGCCCGCCGCCGTGGGCAGGCCGACCCGGGCCGAAGGGGTGACCCAGTCCTTCCTGGTGCGTCTGGCGGCGGCTCTGGCCGATTCCGCGCAGCCCGCCGTACTCGTGCTCGACCAGTTCGACACGGCCCGCCCGCCCGCCATGACGGAGGGACTGGACTTCGTGCTTCGGCACGCCGCCGGAGGCCTGCGCGTCGTCCTCACCAGCCGGACGGACTCCCTGCTGCCGCTGCACCGCTACCGGGCGGCGGGCGAGATCGCGGAGATTCGCCAGGCCGACCTCAGGTTCACCGACGCGGACGCCGAGGCCCTGCTGGCCGAGCACCGGCTGGACCTCTCGCAGGCCGGGATCCGGCTGCTGATGGAACGGACCGAGGGATGGGCCGCGGGGGTGCGGCTGTGCGCCCTCGCGATGCAGCGCAGCCCCGACCCGGAAGCCTTCGTCCGCCAGTTCGCGGCCGACCGCACCACGATCGCCGACTACCTGCTCAAAGAGGTGCTCGACGCGCAGCCGCCGGCCACCCGGGACCTCCTGCTGCGCGTCAGCATCACGGACCGGGTCCACCCCGACCTCGCGGACGCGCTGACCGGCCGTGACGACGCCGCCCTCACCCTCGCCCGGCTGGCCCGCGACAACGCCTTCCTGGAACAGGTCGACGCATCCGCCTGGTACCGGCTGCACCCCCTCTTCGCCGAGGTCCTGCGCGCACACCTGCGTCAGCGCCACCCGGGGCTGGAGCAGCAGCTGCACGGGCGGGCGGCACGCTGGCTCGCCGGGACCGGCCGGCTCGACGAGGCCGTGGTCCAGGCAGCGGCCGCCGGCGACTGGTCGTTCGCCGCGGGGCGGCTCGTCGACGACCTGGCGATCGGCCGGCTGTTCACCGGCCTGCGGGCGGAGCGGCTGAACCGGGCGTTCGCGCCCCTGCCCGCGGACGCGGCGGGCGCGGAGCCCGCCCTGGTCGGGGCGGCCCTCCGGCTGGTGGTACAGGACCTCCCCGGCTACCGGGATGCGGTGCGCCGCGCGGACACCCATCTCGGCCCCGGCTCCGGCGCCGCCGCCAGGTTCAGCCGGGCCCTCCTCGGGACGCTCGCCGGGCGCGCGACCGGGGACCTGGCGGCCACCGAGCGGGCGGCGGCCGACGCCGAGCGGCTCCTCGGCGAGCTGCCGGTCCCGCTGGTCGCCGCGCACCCCGAGATCCGTGCCCTGCTCCTCGCGGCACTCGGCGCGGTCAGGCTCGGCGCCGGACGGCTCGACTCGGCGCGGGCTGCCCTCGCGGCTGCCGCCGACGCCTGCGCGGAGCCGGCCGCCGAGCCGGTAGGGGATCCCGGCACCCGGTATCCGCTCTGCGACGCGCTCGGCTCGCTGGCCCTTGCCGAGCTGATGCGGGGCCGGCTGCGGCGGGCCGCCGAGCACGCGCGTGCCGCCCTCGCCGTCGCCGAGCAGTCGGCGCTCCCGCCCGAGCGCCGCTCCGGCACCGGTCACCTCGTCCGGGCAGGCGTCGCCGTGGAGCACGACGACCTGCCGGCCGCCCGAATCCACCTGGACCTGGCGACCACGGCGGCCGCCGCCGGCCTCCGCCCCGACAGCACGGCAGCGGTCCAGGCCGCCGTCATCGGAGCCAGGATCGCCGCCGCCGGGGGCGACGGCGAGGCCGCTCTCGCCGTCCTCGCCCGACTGCGCTCGACGGGGGCCGCGGAGCCGTTGTCCGCGTGGGCGGCGGACGCGCTGGCCGTGGCCGGATCGGCAGCCCACCTGGCATGCGGTGACGCCGTGGCGGCCCTCCGGGTGCTCGACGCCGCACCCTCCGCGCGGCCCGAGCACGTGCTGGCCCGTGCCCGCGCCCTCCTGGCGGTCGGCCGCGCCGGGGCCGCCGCGCGAGAGCTCGCGGGCCTGCCCGCCGGCGACGGCGTCGCGCCGCCGGTGCGGGTGGCGGCGTACCTGCTCGGAGCAGAGATCGCCGCCGCGGACGGCCACGCCGTGGAGGCCCGCCGGAAGCTGGCCGAAGCCGTGGACCTCGCCCGGCCGGAGGGACTGCGCCGGCCGTTCGCCGAGAGCGGCCCCTGGGTTCGCCGACACCTGCGAGAAGGCTCCCGTCCGGCCCCGGGCCGCGTCCGCCCGGCCGACCCGGCGACCGGGCCCGGCACGCCGTCGCCCGTGGTGGAGGCGCTCAGCGCACGGGAGACCGAGGTGCTGCGCCAGGCCGCACGGATGCTGTCCACCGAGGAGATCGCTGCCGAGCTGTACGTGTCGGCCAACACCGTCAAGACTCACCTCAAGAGCATCTACCGCAAGCTCTGTGTCACCCGCCGCAGCGACGCCGTCCACCGAGCCCAGGACCTCGGGCTGCTCTAG
- a CDS encoding helix-turn-helix domain-containing protein: MTLEDLVRLRRARDVIDRDYAEPLDVPALAQVALMSPGHFSRSFRAAFGETPYSYLMTRRVERAKALLRRGDMSVTEVCFAVGSTSLGSFSSRFTELVGESPSAYRARAHEAGEAIPACVAKYMTRPVRGGRPPGDQGTEPVADPVRNGEAKTAGAS, from the coding sequence ATGACCTTGGAGGACCTGGTGAGGCTGCGCCGTGCCCGGGACGTGATCGACCGCGACTACGCGGAGCCGCTGGATGTTCCGGCGCTCGCGCAGGTCGCCCTGATGTCCCCCGGGCACTTCTCCCGCAGCTTCCGCGCCGCTTTCGGGGAGACCCCGTACAGCTATCTGATGACCCGCCGCGTCGAACGCGCGAAGGCGCTGCTGCGGCGGGGCGACATGAGTGTGACGGAGGTCTGCTTCGCCGTCGGGAGCACCTCGCTGGGATCGTTCAGCTCGCGATTCACCGAGCTCGTCGGCGAGAGCCCCAGCGCCTATCGGGCTCGCGCGCACGAGGCGGGCGAGGCCATTCCGGCGTGCGTCGCCAAGTACATGACGCGACCGGTCAGGGGCGGGCGGCCGCCCGGTGACCAGGGCACGGAACCCGTCGCGGATCCGGTCAGAAATGGAGAAGCGAAAACGGCGGGCGCCTCGTAG
- a CDS encoding glutamate--cysteine ligase encodes MITFGVEEEYLLVDPVTVLPVPGAEYVRRAAGLGPIAEDGEVQDELLQAQVEVATPVCTELEEVGGHLLRLRHAVGSAAEEHGCRVAMAAAAPLRDPSAVPVTRKPRYLRMEGQARQLVDEQLINGMHVHVGVPDPATGVAVLNRIRVWLPTLLAMSANSPLWDGKDTGFASWRTIVFGRWPVSGPPPYFDGHADYERRIDALVASGVIADRGQLYWQARLSDRFPTVEVRCLDVQLRADDAVMLAGLVRALVTVALAEEKAGAAPAQCCPELLQAANWHAARHGLNSTLVDPEGRCRSSGDVLSSLLAHVAPALAESGDEREVASLVHRLLQEGTPADRQRRALREGGMPALRNLIVGDSPSG; translated from the coding sequence GTGATCACATTCGGCGTCGAAGAGGAATACCTCCTGGTGGACCCGGTGACGGTGCTGCCGGTACCCGGGGCCGAGTACGTGCGCAGGGCGGCCGGTCTGGGCCCGATCGCGGAGGACGGCGAGGTCCAGGACGAGCTGCTCCAGGCACAGGTCGAGGTGGCGACGCCGGTCTGCACGGAGCTGGAGGAGGTCGGCGGCCACCTGCTGCGGCTGCGGCACGCCGTGGGCTCGGCCGCCGAGGAGCACGGCTGCCGGGTCGCCATGGCCGCCGCAGCACCGCTGCGCGACCCGTCGGCGGTGCCGGTCACCCGCAAACCGAGGTATCTCAGGATGGAGGGCCAGGCCCGGCAGCTGGTGGACGAGCAGCTGATCAACGGTATGCACGTGCACGTGGGGGTGCCCGATCCGGCGACCGGCGTCGCAGTGCTGAACCGCATCCGGGTCTGGCTGCCGACCCTGCTGGCCATGTCCGCGAACTCTCCGCTGTGGGACGGCAAGGACACCGGCTTCGCCAGCTGGCGCACGATCGTCTTCGGCCGCTGGCCGGTCAGCGGCCCGCCCCCCTACTTCGACGGGCACGCCGACTACGAGCGGCGGATCGACGCGCTGGTCGCCTCCGGGGTGATCGCCGACCGGGGTCAGCTGTACTGGCAGGCACGGCTCTCCGACCGTTTCCCGACCGTCGAGGTGCGGTGCCTGGACGTGCAGCTGCGGGCCGACGACGCGGTCATGCTGGCCGGTCTGGTGCGCGCCCTGGTCACGGTCGCCCTCGCCGAGGAGAAGGCCGGGGCCGCGCCCGCGCAGTGCTGTCCGGAACTGCTGCAGGCCGCCAACTGGCACGCGGCCCGGCACGGCCTGAACTCCACCCTGGTCGATCCCGAGGGTCGCTGCCGCAGCAGCGGTGACGTGCTGTCCTCCCTGCTGGCCCACGTCGCTCCGGCACTCGCCGAGTCCGGCGACGAACGCGAGGTGGCGTCGCTCGTGCACCGGCTCCTCCAGGAGGGGACACCGGCCGACCGGCAGCGCCGCGCCCTGCGGGAGGGCGGCATGCCGGCCCTCAGGAACCTGATCGTGGGCGACTCCCCGTCCGGCTGA
- a CDS encoding YhjD/YihY/BrkB family envelope integrity protein: MSEPRDKPPRFTVPAWMRTYTPFLGRILEQFARVNLLDCATRLAAQAFLGAIPAIFVIGALAPDWMRKQLVSTISGTLGLTGPALDQIRSVVQNSGEDTAALASTGVVGVVVTLLSATACSRALQRTCERAWHLPKAGARLAAWRWLAWLLVWLTALLFQGPVQQAFGAGRVLGAVVSLISGILLWWWTQHLLLGGRVAWLPLLPGAVLVAVGAGLISWGSQFYMPRALNRSLQQFGGLGLVFVVLSWLIMFFVVVTMGVAVGYVLAHEHLLARRLGTADDPPQPAPGPGPAQR; the protein is encoded by the coding sequence GTGTCGGAACCGCGTGACAAGCCGCCCCGCTTCACCGTGCCGGCCTGGATGCGCACCTACACGCCGTTCCTCGGCCGGATCCTCGAACAGTTCGCGCGCGTCAACCTGCTGGACTGCGCGACCCGGCTGGCCGCGCAGGCTTTCCTCGGCGCGATCCCCGCCATCTTCGTCATCGGGGCCCTCGCACCCGACTGGATGCGCAAGCAACTCGTCTCCACCATCAGCGGGACCCTGGGCCTCACGGGCCCGGCACTGGACCAGATCCGCTCGGTGGTGCAGAACAGCGGCGAGGACACGGCAGCCCTCGCGAGCACCGGGGTGGTGGGCGTCGTGGTCACACTGCTGTCCGCGACCGCCTGCAGCCGCGCTCTCCAGCGGACCTGCGAGCGCGCCTGGCACCTGCCGAAGGCGGGGGCCCGGCTGGCGGCCTGGCGCTGGCTGGCCTGGCTGCTGGTCTGGCTGACGGCGCTGCTGTTCCAGGGGCCCGTGCAGCAGGCGTTCGGCGCCGGCCGGGTCCTCGGCGCGGTGGTCTCCCTGATCAGCGGGATCCTGCTGTGGTGGTGGACCCAGCACCTCCTGCTCGGCGGGCGGGTGGCATGGCTTCCCCTGCTGCCCGGTGCGGTCTTGGTCGCGGTCGGGGCGGGCCTGATCAGCTGGGGCTCCCAGTTCTACATGCCCCGCGCCCTGAACCGGAGCCTCCAACAGTTCGGCGGCCTCGGCTTGGTCTTCGTCGTCCTGTCCTGGCTGATCATGTTCTTCGTCGTCGTCACCATGGGTGTCGCCGTGGGGTACGTACTGGCCCACGAGCACCTGCTGGCGCGTCGGCTGGGCACGGCCGACGACCCGCCGCAGCCCGCACCCGGCCCCGGGCCGGCCCAGCGGTGA
- a CDS encoding cellulose binding domain-containing protein: MGSTLGHRRRTSRTARVTGAIVAAAVIGGAAFALTGTAHAGSVGAVYTKSSSWSGGYTGQYVITNSTGQPRSGWTLEFDLPTGTKIDSLWNGTHTVAGQRVTVKPAGWNGELAAGASVTVGFVASGPGAPGDPTGCRIDGVKCSVDQSATTQPSGRPTTRPTATAAPTAAPTTAPTASATSARPTRTASPSPTATTPVPVGGARFAPYVDTSLYPAYDLLDTAAKTGVKEFHLAFITSGGGCAPLWGGVTELANDQVAAQIGALRAQGGDVRVSFGGAAGHELALNCATVDDLAAAYGKVVDQYRLTKVDFDIEGAALPDTAANARRAQAIAKLQKAHPGLDVAFTLPVMPEGLTQPGVALLADARKNGVRVDAVNIMAMDYGPAYSGDMGQYAIQAATATQAQIKGVLGLSEAAAWKALAVTPMIGVNDVASEVFTVSDATELVEFAASKGVGRLAMWSSTRDKQCAAGAVSHADATCSSILQQPLAFTRAFAALK, from the coding sequence ATGGGCAGCACACTCGGTCACCGGCGCAGGACGAGTCGTACGGCGAGGGTCACGGGCGCGATCGTGGCAGCGGCGGTGATCGGCGGTGCGGCCTTCGCGCTCACCGGGACCGCACACGCCGGGTCCGTCGGGGCCGTCTACACGAAGTCCAGTTCCTGGAGCGGCGGTTACACCGGGCAGTACGTCATCACCAACAGCACCGGGCAGCCCCGGTCGGGCTGGACGCTGGAGTTCGACCTCCCGACGGGCACGAAGATCGACTCGCTCTGGAACGGCACCCACACCGTGGCCGGGCAGCGCGTCACCGTGAAGCCGGCAGGCTGGAACGGGGAGCTGGCAGCCGGCGCCTCCGTCACCGTCGGGTTCGTCGCGAGCGGCCCCGGAGCCCCGGGCGACCCGACGGGCTGCCGTATCGACGGAGTGAAGTGCTCCGTCGACCAGAGCGCCACCACCCAGCCGAGCGGGCGACCCACCACCCGGCCGACCGCCACCGCGGCTCCGACTGCGGCCCCGACCACCGCCCCGACGGCTTCGGCGACCTCCGCCCGGCCGACCCGCACCGCGTCGCCCTCCCCCACCGCGACCACCCCGGTCCCGGTCGGCGGCGCGCGCTTCGCGCCGTACGTGGACACCTCGCTCTATCCCGCGTACGACCTGCTCGACACGGCGGCCAAGACCGGCGTGAAGGAGTTCCACCTGGCCTTCATCACCTCCGGCGGCGGCTGCGCACCGCTGTGGGGCGGCGTCACCGAACTCGCGAACGACCAGGTCGCCGCGCAGATCGGTGCGTTGCGCGCCCAGGGCGGTGACGTGCGGGTGTCCTTCGGTGGGGCTGCCGGACACGAACTCGCCCTGAACTGCGCCACGGTGGACGACCTCGCCGCCGCCTACGGGAAGGTCGTCGACCAGTACCGCCTCACCAAGGTCGACTTCGACATCGAGGGCGCGGCCCTGCCCGACACCGCTGCCAACGCGCGCCGCGCTCAGGCCATAGCCAAGCTCCAGAAGGCCCACCCGGGTCTGGACGTGGCCTTCACGCTGCCCGTGATGCCCGAGGGCCTGACCCAGCCGGGGGTGGCGCTGCTGGCCGACGCCCGCAAGAACGGCGTCCGCGTCGACGCCGTCAACATCATGGCGATGGACTACGGCCCCGCGTACAGCGGGGACATGGGGCAGTACGCGATCCAGGCCGCGACCGCCACCCAGGCCCAGATCAAGGGCGTGCTCGGACTCTCCGAGGCGGCGGCGTGGAAGGCCCTGGCCGTCACGCCGATGATCGGCGTCAACGACGTGGCCAGCGAGGTCTTCACGGTCTCGGACGCGACAGAGCTCGTGGAGTTCGCGGCGTCGAAGGGAGTCGGCCGGCTGGCCATGTGGTCCTCCACGCGGGACAAGCAGTGCGCGGCCGGAGCCGTCAGCCACGCGGACGCCACGTGCAGTTCGATCCTCCAGCAGCCCTTGGCCTTCACCAGGGCCTTCGCCGCCCTCAAGTAG
- a CDS encoding chaplin: MSRVWKSAGLALVMGLAVIGGASSASADSVAEGYAVGSPGVLSGNVVQIPIHIPINVCGNSINLIGALNPAAGNTCINA, translated from the coding sequence GTGTCGCGTGTTTGGAAGAGTGCGGGCCTCGCCCTGGTGATGGGCCTGGCGGTCATCGGCGGTGCGTCCTCGGCCTCGGCGGACTCCGTCGCGGAGGGTTACGCGGTCGGCTCGCCGGGCGTCCTCTCGGGCAACGTCGTCCAGATCCCGATCCACATTCCGATCAACGTGTGCGGAAACAGCATCAACCTGATCGGCGCCCTCAACCCGGCCGCCGGTAACACCTGCATCAACGCCTGA